The sequence CATCAACCACCAAGTTGTGCAGTGTGATGTGGCTGGCGAGATCGGATGCGAGAAACAGCACGCTGTTGGCAATATCATTGGGGTGCGCGATTTTGCGCAGGGGAATGCCATTCTTAAATGTGGCGAGCGAGCCTTGAATGGTGCGTTCGAATCCCGTGTCGTTGCTTACCATGTTTTGCAACATGGGGGTGTTGGTGGAGCCCGGCGATACCAGATTGCAGCGCACGCCATAAGCTGCAAGCTCCAATGCGATACAGTGACTAAAACTTTCCAGTGCAGCTTTTGACGCGCAATAGGCGGCCATACCCATGCGGGGAACGCGTGCCGCATTAGATGCAATATTGACAATAACGCCAGATTTTTGCTGTTTAAACTGGGGAACACACTGCTGTATTACGTGAAAAACAGCGCTGACGTTAACGTCCAAGCTGGCTTGCCAGTCGTCCTCAGTCAGTTCTGTTATTTCCGCAAATCGCAAAATTCCGGCAGCGTTTACCAGTACGTCGATTTGGCCATTTTCAACGAATAAATACTGGCAACACGCGCGAATTTTTTCCGGTTCGCGCAGGTCACATTCCACCGTGGCAAAGGGGTATTCGTGCTGAGGAAATGCGCAATCCACCCCGGTGACCTGTGCGCCGGCACGGTAAAAACTCTCGGCTATGGCGTAGCCAATACCGCGTCCGGCACCGGTAACCCACACCTGCTTACCGGAAAAATTTAATGCTTCTACAAGGCTGTTCATGCGGCACGCTTGCTTTCTATCAATTGCCACCAACTGTTAAAGGTTGGCTGGCGAGCCAGTTCTTCAAAATGAAAGTCGAGCCCGTGCTTTTTCCATTCACCGATTAATTGCATGACCTGAACCGAGTCCAAGCCGTAATCCACCAGGTTTTCATCTGGGTCAAAATCCAATTCGCTTTCATCAAT comes from Teredinibacter turnerae and encodes:
- the dhbA gene encoding 2,3-dihydro-2,3-dihydroxybenzoate dehydrogenase is translated as MNSLVEALNFSGKQVWVTGAGRGIGYAIAESFYRAGAQVTGVDCAFPQHEYPFATVECDLREPEKIRACCQYLFVENGQIDVLVNAAGILRFAEITELTEDDWQASLDVNVSAVFHVIQQCVPQFKQQKSGVIVNIASNAARVPRMGMAAYCASKAALESFSHCIALELAAYGVRCNLVSPGSTNTPMLQNMVSNDTGFERTIQGSLATFKNGIPLRKIAHPNDIANSVLFLASDLASHITLHNLVVDGGATLSA